The Microtus pennsylvanicus isolate mMicPen1 chromosome 18, mMicPen1.hap1, whole genome shotgun sequence region CTCCCTTCACTCCAGCCACGCTGGTGACCACTACAGCAGGAACAGCACAGCCAGCTGCTGCTGCAcctactgccaccaccaccagtgcAGGGTCCACACTCTTTGCTTCCATAGCGCCTGCTCCTGCCTCATCCAGTGCTACAGGGCTCTCCCTCTCAGCTCCAGTGACAACTTCAGCCACTCCTAGTGCTGGGACTCTGGGCTTCAGCCTCAAAGCCCCGGGGGCAGCTCCTGGCccctccaccaccatctccagcaccaccacCTCTGCCACGACCACCTCCACCACAACCTCTGGCTTTGCCCTGAGCCTGAAACCCCTAGTGTCAGCTGGTCCCAGCAGTGTGGCCACTACTGGGACTGCTCTGCCTGGCTCCAGCAGTGCAGCAGGGACTACCACCGGTCCTGCGATGACCTATGCACAGCTGGAAAGCCTGATCAACAAGTGGAGCCTGGAGCTGGAGGATCAGGAGCGGCACTTCCTGCAACAGGCCACACAGGTCAATGCATGGGATCGCACACTGATTGAGAACGGGGAGAAGATCACCAGTCTACATCGGGAGGTGGAAAAGGTGAAGCTGGATCAGAAGCGGCTGGATCAGGAGCTAGACTTCATCCTGTCACAGCAGAAGGAACTGGAGGACCTGCTGAGCCCATTGGAGGAGTCAGTGAAGGAGCAGAGTGGTACCATCTACCTTCAGCATGCGGACGAGGAGCGTGAGAAGACCTTCAAGCTGGCTGAGAACATCGATGCGCAGCTCAAGCGCATGGCACAGGACCTCAAGGATATCATCGAGCACCTGAACATGGCTGGTGGCCCTGCAGACACCAGCGACCCACTGCAGCAGATTTGCAAGATCCTCAATGCACACATGGACTCCCTACAGTGGGTGGACCAAAGCTCTGCCCTGCTGCAGAGGAGAGTGGAAGAGGCCAGCCGCGTGTGTGAGGGCCGCCGCAAGGAGCAGGAGCGCAGTCTGCGCATTGCCTTCGACTAGCCCTGCATGAATGGGAGGGGCTCCTTGGGTGGTTGTGCTGTTGAGAGGAAGGTTCTTCAGCTTGACTTGCACTCAGCAGAAGTTGTACAAGGCATGGCACTCGATGTAACCTGTGTGCTCTGGGGCCCAGCATGAATGTCACTGAGCTCTAGGCCAGCATTTAAAGAACAAAGGCAAGGGTTCCATTCAGTGCTGCCTCACAGCAGCTTCAGTTCTAATCCATCCAACTTAGCCTTCAGTCACTCCAGTATGGCTGTGACTGGGACAGAGCTCTTGCTCTGAAGGAGATGCTGGCCAAGAAACTTACCTTGGATGGAGACATGGTGGGTTTGAAAGCCCAAGGTTTCTGCTCCTCTCCAGCTTCCATCTAGCCCATGTCCTCCAGAGCGTCTGCCACACAAAGCAGAGTGACCAAGGCACAGTGAGCTAACAACTGCTTTGCCCTGACTACCTCCTTCACTCCTAGATGGTGAGCTCCTGTGGCAGGAACTGATTACCCTTGAGGCTAGAGTGACAGCAGATTTGCTTCTGGATATCCCAGTGTCAAAACTATCTCAGTCACAGTCAGATGCACAGTGTTGAAGGCCAGCAGTCATGTCCTggtctgttttatttccttgtacCTTGCTGTAGCCTCTGTGATCCCTGATCAAATGTTGCttttctaaataaagaaaaatttgtgAAATCAGACCTGCTGTGGACGTAAGTGGTGAA contains the following coding sequences:
- the Nup62 gene encoding nuclear pore glycoprotein p62; this translates as MSGFNFGGTGAPAGGFTFGTAKTATTTPATGFSFSSSGTGGFNFGTPSQTTTATPSTGLFSLTTQTPTTQTPGFNFGTTPASGGTGFSLGISTPKLNLSNTAATSATANTGSFGLGSSTLTNAISSAGTSSQGTAPTGFVFGSSNTSAPSTGSTGFSFTSGSASQPGTSGFGLGSVGSSTQPTALSGSPFTPATLVTTTAGTAQPAAAAPTATTTSAGSTLFASIAPAPASSSATGLSLSAPVTTSATPSAGTLGFSLKAPGAAPGPSTTISSTTTSATTTSTTTSGFALSLKPLVSAGPSSVATTGTALPGSSSAAGTTTGPAMTYAQLESLINKWSLELEDQERHFLQQATQVNAWDRTLIENGEKITSLHREVEKVKLDQKRLDQELDFILSQQKELEDLLSPLEESVKEQSGTIYLQHADEEREKTFKLAENIDAQLKRMAQDLKDIIEHLNMAGGPADTSDPLQQICKILNAHMDSLQWVDQSSALLQRRVEEASRVCEGRRKEQERSLRIAFD